A stretch of the Macrobrachium nipponense isolate FS-2020 chromosome 23, ASM1510439v2, whole genome shotgun sequence genome encodes the following:
- the LOC135202222 gene encoding uncharacterized protein LOC135202222, with the protein MNPRRPLSHGGTGSIPEVGHAGNADVQMPGGSGRREDTATQNVVTEQGGSRQSYEETMSVQVTTEVNVPGGGRNGKLQIDKGSSPFIPNEQSNRNERTFTHQTPTRHQVTGDNSYHRAEGDDGNAGLEKASPVSITGHYSAPVGDGDAGGRASGDEVLGKTSEKTDDVFRDPPSEDYEFEINLRETAGDRRFDRVFGGSFLPADTIFRAAVRGESPHYVFERGSSSITSPENPSIQRGLVRHVGSFTSTQHQGKVNVRIYGAQGR; encoded by the exons ATGAATCCCAGAAGACCTCTTTCCCACGGTGGGACCGGAAGCATTCCAGAAGTGGGACATGCAGGAAACGCTGATGTCCAAATGCCTGGAGGTTCCGGCAGAAGAGAGGATACGGCGACACAGAACGTGGTCACCGAACAAGGTGGCAGTAGGCAATCATATGAGGAAACAATGAGCGTACAAGTAACCACAGAAGTCAACGTGCCGGGAGGAGGGAGAAATGGGAAGTTGCAGATAGATAAAGGAAGTTCACCATTTATCCCAAATGAACAATCTAATAGGAATGAACGCACGTTCACGCATCAGACGCCGACGAGACATCAAGTGACTGGAGACAATTCCTACCATCGGGCTGAAGGGGATGATGGAAACGCCGGACTAGAAAAGGCCTCTCCTGTCAGCATCACCGGACATTACAGCGCTCCTGTTGGCGATGGCGACGCCGGTGGCAGAGCAAGCGGTGACGAGGTGCTGGGAAAGACCTCAGAAAAGACAGACGACGTCTTCAGAGACCCACCAAGTGAAGATTATGAGTTTGAAATCAATCTACGAGAGACCGCGGGAGACCGAAGGTTTGATCGCGTATTCGGTGGGTCCTTTTTACCCGCCGATACTATTTTCAGAG CTGCTGTCAGAGGCGAATCGCCCCACTACGTGTTCGAGAGAGGCTCCTCCTCCATAACCTCCCCGGAGAATCCTTCGATCCAAAGAGGACTCGTCAGGCACGTGGGATCCTTCACCTCAACGCAGCATCAAGGGAAAGTGAACGTGCGAATATATG gtgcgCAAGGCCGTTAG